From Solwaraspora sp. WMMD1047, the proteins below share one genomic window:
- a CDS encoding mechanosensitive ion channel family protein, whose amino-acid sequence MLALPAQGIPTPAPASEPAPEPSKTCVDDPACSLILDWTGSTWFAESSFYILIKPLRILLILVLAVVLRYLLHRAINRLVRSTSEGSPPAILKPLRERVPTAAPDGAGYFPERRRQRAAAIGSVLRSLVTAVVFSVAVLLVLDELSFNLAPLLASAGIAGLALGFGAQTLVKDLLSGLFMLLEDQYGVGDTVDLGEATGVVEAVGLRITTVRDARGVLWYIRNGEIIRVGNKSQGWAVVIVDMPVGFASTEEAIAVLRTAAASVAVDPELSPAIVDPPEVLGIEQMTVEGAVIRTIVKTTAEGQFQVGRGLRRRLAEALESSGITASIAASRVFSRPMTAAENEGIGQGGAT is encoded by the coding sequence GAGCAAGACCTGCGTGGACGACCCGGCCTGCAGCCTGATCCTGGACTGGACGGGTTCGACCTGGTTCGCGGAGAGCAGCTTCTACATCCTGATCAAGCCGCTGCGGATCCTGCTGATCCTGGTCCTCGCGGTGGTGCTGCGCTATCTGCTGCACCGGGCGATCAACCGGCTGGTGCGCAGCACCTCGGAGGGGTCGCCGCCGGCGATCCTCAAGCCGCTGCGGGAGCGGGTGCCGACCGCGGCGCCGGACGGGGCCGGCTACTTCCCGGAGCGCCGCCGGCAGCGGGCGGCGGCCATCGGTTCGGTGCTGCGCAGCCTGGTCACCGCCGTGGTCTTCTCGGTGGCGGTGCTGCTGGTCCTGGACGAGCTGAGTTTCAACCTGGCCCCGTTGCTGGCCAGCGCCGGCATCGCCGGCCTGGCGCTCGGGTTCGGGGCGCAGACCCTGGTCAAGGATCTGCTGTCCGGCCTGTTCATGCTCCTGGAGGACCAGTACGGGGTGGGCGACACCGTCGACCTGGGCGAGGCGACCGGGGTGGTGGAGGCGGTCGGGCTGCGGATCACCACGGTCCGCGACGCGCGCGGGGTGCTCTGGTACATCCGCAACGGCGAGATCATCCGGGTCGGCAACAAGAGCCAGGGCTGGGCGGTGGTGATCGTGGACATGCCGGTCGGGTTCGCCAGCACGGAGGAGGCCATCGCCGTGCTGCGTACCGCGGCCGCCTCGGTCGCGGTCGACCCGGAGCTTTCGCCGGCGATCGTCGATCCGCCGGAGGTGCTCGGCATCGAACAGATGACGGTGGAGGGTGCGGTGATCCGCACGATCGTGAAGACCACTGCGGAGGGTCAGTTCCAGGTTGGTCGAGGGCTCCGGCGCCGGCTCGCCGAGGCGTTGGAGAGTTCCGGGATCACCGCCAGCATCGCCGCGAGCAGGGTCTTCAGCCGTCCGATGACCGCGGCGGAGAACGAGGGCATCGGCCAGGGTGGTGCGACCTGA